The DNA region CTGGCCGATGCGGGGCTGCCGGCCGTCTGCATCGAGACGCGGCACCTCAAGGGGGCGATCGGCGCGATGGCGGCGAACAAGACCGACCGCAACGACGCCCGCGCCATCGCGCAGGTGGTCCGGTCGGGATGGTTCAAGGCGGTGCACGTGAAGTCGACTGAGAGCCAAGGAGCTGCGGGTCCTGCTGTCGGCGCGGGAGTTCCTGGTCAACAAGGTCCGCGACCACGAGAACGAGATCCGCGGTCTGCTGCGGCCGTTCGGCCTGAAGGTCGGACGGATCGGGGCGGCTGGCTTCGAGGCACGGGTGCGCGAGCTCGTCGCCGAGCGACCGGTGCTCGTGCTCTGCGTCGAGGCGCTGCTGACGGCACGGGAGGTGTTGCGGCGGGAGCTGAACCGGCTGCACCTGGCGCTGCTACGGGTGGTGAAGAACGACGAGCTCTGCCGGCGCTTCATGACGATCCCCGGCGTCGGCCCGGTGACCGCGCTCGCCTTCAAGACCACCATCGACCGTCCCGAGCGCTTCCGCCGCTCCGCCGATGTCGGCGCGCATCTCGGGCTCACGCCGCGGCAGTACCAGTCCGGCGAGATTGATCGGCGAGGGCGGATCACCCGATGCGGTGACACCTTCACGCGGACGGCACTGTTCGCCGCCGCCAACGTGATGCTCAGCCGGACGACGCAGTGGACCGCGCTGAAGGCGTGGGGGACGCGGCTCGCGGCACGCAGTTCGCTGAAGAAGGCCAAGGTCGCCGTCGCGCGCAAGCTGGCGGTCATCATGCACCGGATGTGGCGGGACGAGACGCCGTTCCGCTGGACCGCGGCCTGATCCACCACCTTCCGGTCGGAGCCGGCTAACGGCTGCGATCGGTCCGAGGTCCCGGCAGGGA from bacterium includes:
- a CDS encoding IS110 family transposase translates to MLSAREFLVNKVRDHENEIRGLLRPFGLKVGRIGAAGFEARVRELVAERPVLVLCVEALLTAREVLRRELNRLHLALLRVVKNDELCRRFMTIPGVGPVTALAFKTTIDRPERFRRSADVGAHLGLTPRQYQSGEIDRRGRITRCGDTFTRTALFAAANVMLSRTTQWTALKAWGTRLAARSSLKKAKVAVARKLAVIMHRMWRDETPFRWTAA